The Sphingobacterium bambusae genome includes a window with the following:
- the nagA gene encoding N-acetylglucosamine-6-phosphate deacetylase: MTKKIIFNGRLLAAQGVLEQASIGMMSGKIVSPGCIAEWGDDVERIDANGLFIAPGFIDLHVHGGGGADFMDGTVDAFLQVAETHVKFGTTALSPTTLTSELADLFRILDAYSEAKKCNTKGAEFIGVHLEGPYFALNQRGAQNPAYIRNPDPEEYRKIMAYSDDIARWSAAPELPGALEFGRYVKSCGKLLALAHTDATYDEALAGFNVGYSLATHFYSAMSSVTRKDARRIAGTVEAGYLIDEMDVEVIADGVHVPAPLLKLIYKIKGPDRIALVTDAMRAAGMDVRESVLGNERTGLRVIVEDGVAKLPDRTAFAGSVATANRLVRTMMREGEVPLLDAVKMMTETPARIAGLLDRKGTLDVGKDADVVLFDADINIAMTIVNGDIRYKNKDIKI, encoded by the coding sequence ATGACTAAAAAAATTATTTTTAATGGACGTTTATTAGCCGCACAGGGAGTGCTGGAACAGGCTTCCATTGGAATGATGTCTGGCAAAATTGTATCGCCCGGTTGTATAGCTGAATGGGGTGACGATGTGGAGCGGATAGATGCAAATGGATTATTTATTGCTCCCGGATTTATTGATCTGCATGTGCATGGTGGGGGCGGAGCAGATTTTATGGACGGTACCGTTGACGCATTTCTGCAGGTAGCTGAAACGCATGTGAAATTTGGAACGACAGCGCTGAGTCCGACTACCTTGACCAGTGAGCTAGCCGACCTTTTTCGTATTTTGGACGCCTATTCGGAAGCAAAAAAATGCAATACGAAAGGTGCTGAGTTTATTGGTGTACATTTGGAAGGTCCTTATTTTGCCCTTAATCAACGTGGCGCGCAGAATCCAGCCTACATCCGCAATCCTGATCCGGAAGAATATAGGAAGATTATGGCCTATTCCGATGATATTGCCCGTTGGAGTGCGGCGCCGGAACTGCCTGGAGCGCTGGAGTTTGGTCGTTATGTGAAAAGCTGTGGAAAGTTGCTTGCCCTAGCACATACCGATGCAACTTATGATGAAGCTTTGGCCGGTTTTAACGTGGGTTACAGCCTTGCTACCCATTTCTATTCAGCGATGTCTAGTGTCACACGGAAAGACGCTCGCCGTATTGCAGGAACCGTCGAAGCGGGTTATTTGATCGATGAAATGGATGTTGAAGTTATAGCGGATGGTGTTCATGTGCCAGCGCCATTGTTGAAGCTGATCTATAAAATCAAAGGTCCCGATCGGATCGCTTTGGTAACCGATGCCATGCGTGCGGCTGGAATGGATGTTCGTGAAAGTGTGTTGGGGAATGAGCGCACGGGGCTGCGTGTCATTGTGGAAGATGGGGTGGCCAAGCTACCCGATCGTACCGCATTTGCCGGCAGTGTGGCCACGGCGAACCGATTGGTGCGTACCATGATGCGTGAAGGTGAGGTGCCTTTGCTGGATGCGGTCAAGATGATGACTGAGACACCTGCACGTATTGCTGGGCTATTAGATCGAAAGGGTACATTGGATGTTGGTAAAGATGCGGATGTTGTCTTGTTTGATGCGGATATCAATATAGCCATGACTATCGTGAATGGTGACATTAGATATAAAAACAAAGATATTAAGATTTAG
- a CDS encoding LacI family DNA-binding transcriptional regulator, whose protein sequence is MYYYMDEGQERSLVGVKEIARRAGVSIATVDRVLHDRTGVSQATKTKILAIIKELDYQPNIFARRLSSNKKMRIAVLIPSASEASAFWELPLQGVRNAAQEVAQYGIVVQEFLFDQDDAATFDVQAGNVLEGRFDAVILAPMFVDRAEAFLDACDRTRIPYVLINSDMPERETRCYYGPDLYQSGKMAGHLLRYLAPEGDILLINISKEMDAHHHLLRKEEGLRAYFSINRLERSIHKVDIRDTAYSAIAAALDDLLKEEAQIQAIFVTNSRVASVARYLEEHDLAHKILIGYDFIPENVRYLEHDVIDFLICQKPAEQGYRAINALYNKLIYGVDMKQLNYMPIDLLTKENLKGYQN, encoded by the coding sequence ATGTACTATTATATGGATGAAGGACAGGAAAGAAGTTTAGTCGGCGTTAAAGAGATTGCGCGCAGAGCAGGGGTTTCCATTGCTACGGTCGACCGTGTGCTGCATGATAGAACAGGCGTTTCGCAGGCCACAAAAACAAAAATTCTAGCGATTATAAAAGAGCTGGATTACCAGCCTAATATCTTTGCCCGTCGATTGTCTTCCAACAAGAAGATGCGTATTGCAGTGTTGATTCCGTCGGCGTCTGAAGCATCTGCTTTTTGGGAGCTGCCTCTTCAAGGTGTGCGGAATGCCGCACAAGAGGTTGCACAGTATGGTATCGTCGTTCAGGAATTTTTGTTTGATCAAGATGATGCAGCTACGTTTGATGTACAAGCTGGCAACGTGCTTGAAGGACGTTTCGATGCGGTTATTTTGGCGCCCATGTTTGTAGATCGTGCAGAGGCTTTTCTAGATGCATGTGATCGAACGAGGATCCCCTATGTGCTGATCAACTCTGATATGCCCGAGCGCGAAACGCGCTGTTATTACGGTCCAGATCTTTACCAAAGTGGAAAAATGGCTGGACATCTGTTACGTTATTTAGCGCCCGAGGGCGATATTTTACTGATCAATATTTCGAAGGAAATGGACGCGCATCATCACTTGCTGAGGAAGGAGGAAGGCTTGCGCGCGTATTTTTCTATAAATCGACTGGAACGTAGCATCCATAAAGTGGACATACGTGACACGGCTTACTCGGCGATTGCAGCAGCCTTGGATGATTTGCTCAAAGAAGAAGCGCAAATCCAAGCCATATTCGTTACAAACTCACGCGTTGCATCGGTAGCTCGCTATTTGGAAGAACATGACTTAGCGCATAAGATTTTGATCGGCTATGATTTTATTCCTGAGAATGTACGCTATCTGGAGCATGATGTTATCGACTTCTTGATTTGCCAAAAACCAGCAGAACAAGGTTATCGTGCTATTAATGCGCTATACAATAAATTGATTTATGGGGTGGATATGAAGCAGCTTAACTATATGCCGATCGATTTGCTGACTAAGGAAAATTTGAAAGGTTACCAGAACTAG